The Pseudomonas orientalis genome contains a region encoding:
- a CDS encoding HPr family phosphocarrier protein yields MPAREIEIINKLGLHARASAKFVGVAGQFPCQIRAGRDPESMVDGKSIMAMMMLAAGKGTKIHLKTEGEQDQEAMDALVALINNYFDEGE; encoded by the coding sequence TCATCAACAAGCTGGGCTTGCACGCCCGCGCATCAGCCAAGTTTGTCGGTGTTGCCGGGCAGTTCCCCTGCCAGATCCGCGCCGGGCGTGATCCTGAATCGATGGTAGACGGCAAGAGCATCATGGCAATGATGATGCTCGCCGCAGGCAAGGGCACCAAAATCCATCTGAAAACCGAGGGTGAACAAGACCAGGAAGCGATGGACGCGTTAGTCGCGCTGATCAACAACTACTTCGACGAGGGTGAATAA